From one Oligoflexus sp. genomic stretch:
- a CDS encoding EAL domain-containing protein codes for MVVRQKKRFQQGDMICAEGSHGDCAYIVESGRVEIYVGTGPERVTLSILGVGEIFGEMAVIDGSPRSASAVALEPCELMSVSSEAISERIKNADPIVRLLVAMLLKRMRHTNENTKKARHDEEEETTVSSSGLAQEVIDKIRIEAELKLALAANEFALHFQPVMDLQRMQIAGFEALIRWRSSTRGLVQPDIFMGIAEETSLIVPIGRWVLENACAAHTLIIQEMKAQGLNEPLFMSINISSRQFQDPQFFDHLAEVVQKNGLRNDQIKLEVTERIFMEGPAAVYAIERCRSLGFPIALDDFGTGYSSLSYLAKFQVDTLKVDKAFVQLLLDDPRTYTITAAIVGMANQLGIPIIAEGVETVEECAALQAMHCRYGQGFLFSPAMPLPDALKFIHVWKKSLGAAS; via the coding sequence ATGGTGGTTAGGCAGAAGAAACGTTTTCAACAGGGTGACATGATCTGTGCCGAAGGGAGCCACGGGGACTGCGCCTATATCGTTGAAAGCGGACGGGTGGAAATCTATGTCGGAACCGGGCCGGAGCGGGTCACGCTCAGTATCCTGGGGGTCGGCGAGATCTTTGGCGAGATGGCCGTGATCGATGGGTCACCGCGGTCTGCGTCCGCCGTCGCCCTGGAACCCTGCGAGCTGATGTCGGTCTCCAGCGAAGCCATCTCGGAGCGGATCAAAAACGCTGATCCCATCGTGCGCCTGCTGGTGGCCATGCTGCTCAAACGCATGCGGCATACCAACGAGAATACCAAGAAAGCCCGGCATGACGAAGAGGAAGAGACCACGGTTTCCAGTTCCGGTCTGGCCCAGGAAGTCATAGATAAGATCCGTATTGAAGCCGAACTGAAACTCGCGCTCGCGGCCAACGAATTCGCCCTGCATTTCCAGCCCGTCATGGATCTGCAGAGAATGCAGATCGCCGGCTTCGAAGCCCTCATCCGTTGGCGCAGCAGCACGCGCGGCCTTGTGCAGCCGGATATTTTCATGGGCATTGCCGAGGAAACCTCGCTGATCGTTCCCATCGGCCGCTGGGTGCTCGAAAACGCCTGCGCCGCCCACACCCTCATCATTCAGGAAATGAAGGCTCAGGGTTTGAATGAACCCCTTTTCATGAGCATCAATATTTCCAGCCGGCAGTTTCAGGATCCGCAGTTTTTCGATCACCTGGCTGAGGTCGTGCAGAAAAATGGACTGCGCAACGATCAGATCAAACTGGAAGTGACCGAGCGTATTTTCATGGAAGGCCCTGCCGCCGTCTATGCGATCGAACGCTGCCGGAGCCTCGGCTTTCCCATCGCGCTCGATGACTTTGGCACAGGCTATTCGAGTTTGAGCTATCTCGCCAAATTCCAGGTCGATACGCTGAAGGTGGACAAGGCCTTCGTGCAGCTGCTCCTGGATGATCCCAGGACCTACACCATCACCGCGGCGATCGTGGGAATGGCGAATCAGCTCGGGATTCCGATCATTGCGGAAGGCGTGGAAACGGTCGAGGAATGCGCGGCTCTGCAGGCCATGCATTGCCGCTATGGGCAGGGCTTTCTGTTCAGCCCTGCCATGCCGCTACCCGATGCTTTGAAGTTCATCCACGTCTGGAAAAAAAGCCTCGGCGCGGCCAGCTGA